The following is a genomic window from Anaeromicrobium sediminis.
TATAGTATTAAAGCAAAAAAAATTGCAGATGAAAAAAAACAATATAACTTTATATTTATTCACGATTTAGAAGATTTTTCGAATGAGAAAATAAGACTGCATTGCTTAGAAAAGATTATATCATCACTTAATGATGGAATAATAATGAGTGATGCACAAGGGCGTATTGTTTTATATAATAATGCACAGGAAAAACTTGAGGAATTAAAAGGAAAAGATATAATTGGAAAGTACTTATGGGAAGGCTATAATTATAAGGCTACTGAAATGTCTGAGCATCAGAAAGTCTATAAAACAGGAGAATCTATTGTCAATAAATATAAAGCACATGCATATAAAGATGGTATTCCTAAATATGTATTTTACAGTACCTATCCAATTGAAAAGGATGGTGAAAGAATAGGGGTATTTTCTATTAGTAAGAATGAGACTAGATTAAAAACTTTACTTTCAGAGACCATTGAGTTAAAACGAAAGCTGAATAATAAGAAAGTAGAACAGACGAAAAGTCATAGAGATAATGGAACTAGCTATACTTTTTCTAGTATTATGGGGGATAGTGAACAAGTGAAAAATCTAATTAGAGAAGCAGAGACAATTTCTCTTTTAGATAATAACTTGTTAATTGTAGGAGAAACTGGAACTGGGAAAGAAGTGTTTGCTCAAAGTATTCATAATTTTGGAAAGAATAGTAAAGAACCCTTTGTAGCAATTAATTGTGCTGCAATACCAGAAAATTTATTAGAGAGTATTTTATTTGGTACTGTAAAAGGAGCTTATACAGGTGCACTAGACCAAGTAGGATTATTTGAAGAAGCGGGAGAAGGAACATTATTTTTAGACGAATTAAATTCAATGCCTATTTCTATGCAAACAAAATTATTAAGAGTATTACAAGAAAGGAAAGTGCGAAGAGTAGGGGGCTTAAAAACAACGCCGGTTAGTTGTAGAGTGATTAGTGCTATAAATGAGTCTCCCCAGAAGATTATTAAAGAAGGCAGATTAAGACAGGATCTTTATTATAGGATTGCAAGCTTGTGCTTGTATATTCCACCTCTTAGAGAAAG
Proteins encoded in this region:
- a CDS encoding sigma-54 interaction domain-containing protein, coding for MDVKKVGKLLTEYEQWVMITNEQQEIIWTSPMIEKIYNRKNIIGCKFDDLFPMTLDSVIGSNKIMKTAYGKKYSIKAKKIADEKKQYNFIFIHDLEDFSNEKIRLHCLEKIISSLNDGIIMSDAQGRIVLYNNAQEKLEELKGKDIIGKYLWEGYNYKATEMSEHQKVYKTGESIVNKYKAHAYKDGIPKYVFYSTYPIEKDGERIGVFSISKNETRLKTLLSETIELKRKLNNKKVEQTKSHRDNGTSYTFSSIMGDSEQVKNLIREAETISLLDNNLLIVGETGTGKEVFAQSIHNFGKNSKEPFVAINCAAIPENLLESILFGTVKGAYTGALDQVGLFEEAGEGTLFLDELNSMPISMQTKLLRVLQERKVRRVGGLKTTPVSCRVISAINESPQKIIKEGRLRQDLYYRIASLCLYIPPLRERNQDILNMSYFFIKKYNALLNKNVKGFSPELSEIMVSYNWPGNVRELEHVLENLMIRVKQDEKELRIEDIPKYMQSLIMGENAASKIQKKANSLPETLRDIEKRIIVESLNKNDWNISKTSRNLGIIRQSLKYRIKKLGIEVPKMESVYKN